One genomic region from Magallana gigas chromosome 3, xbMagGiga1.1, whole genome shotgun sequence encodes:
- the LOC105337748 gene encoding NEDD4-binding protein 1 encodes MAGTETNNEYDEFIVDSCKLTLVNDIQNKVERMFSINIYVDESTDNKGEKSWLRVDGQKCDRKNARVYILAVCHPESTQKLQIKDSDKDAFDEETLEDIEAKTCAQITLQDQMLEISGSELAVILAMTTLESKGAVSVDDTEPDGENDEQTKTSQAPVAKNRWTTKMDSQLEKLLCNPGNNNESISIKDFTKSSPSVKMTILKCMTDLDDISDSDLFPSSREEAPPNAPSHRLVICGDSDEEKMDSDCVDGKSVKQLTDRLTTAQISPSPERDTSQKPGKDNVQTANEADIMYFRTFGNSVGYTEKEIEEGLLFCNDKTTPADFLQILNDLKEKKSELEKKNSSDEISTDGLPGTNFPPPPIVPSSSSTSVNGRRSLPKEYKKKLVEDFAEETADLSVDELKKRNAERQRLLKSAFDKGTSNVPESKSPVKKKRRKKKRKKSADTKKFIGDGSQENPAILCSSDDDKEQTKVMTIWNEDDSDASDSDDCMIVDETFPKASLKKGKIVSDTNISSNQSNTEQKTARKKAGRFDQPPNCSANFPNTDNNKPTGEQWTVVQNQKQQQLQNIQYNQPPGTLQTPYLQTEGGLPPFNVPPPLLGLDTANQIPPPIPSLGPAPGIQPKNLRYVVIDGSNVAMCHGCNKKFSCRGIKIVIDYFLQRGHTQITAFVPEWRRYRPRPENPIIDQPLLNELMENGHLVFTPSRRINNRLIASYDDRFVLELAEREEGIIVSNDQYRDLMQEKYSWRKIIEERLLLFSFVGDNFMPPFDPLGRHGPNLDEFLCKPQIRKRGMNQNNSQFYQKRDPQYNAWNAGKRQQDNVNWRYQGPQPQGVVRPYQRNPNPYGWSRPQLAPQRLYNNNNQGAPQQQTAQGKGAWGGKSPVKSLKAGPARSPAKTREIEDKLKGIFPENGGKISEILQNHPSETDVEKLSNYLMNAIFSV; translated from the exons ATGGCAGGAACCGAAACTAACAATGAATACGATGAATTTATCGTGGATTCGTGTAAATTGACTCTGGTTAATGATATCCAAAACAAAGTTGAACGAATGTTTagtattaatatttatgttGATGAATCAACTGATAACAAAGGTGAAAAGAGCTGGTTGAGAGTTGATGGACAAAAATGTGACAGAAAAAATGCCAGG GTATATATTTTGGCAGTCTGCCACCCAGAGTCCACGCAAAAGCTTCAGATTAAAGACTCTGACAAGGATGCCTTTGATGAAGAAACCCTAGAGGATATCGAAGCAAAGACATGTGCTCAAATAACACTCCAGGACCAAATGTTGGAGATCAGCGGCTCAGAACTGGCGGTCATCTTGGCAATGACCACTCTGGAAAGTAAAGGGGCAGTAAGCGTAGATGACACAGAACCAGATGGTGAGAACGACGAACAGACCAAAACATCTCAGGCACCTGTTGCTAAAAATAGATGGACCACCAAAATGGACTCTCAGCTGGAAAAACTTCTGTGCAATCCTGGCAACAATAACGAGAGCATATCTATCAAGGACTTCACTAAATCCTCTCCTTCAGTTAAAATGACGATTTTGAAATGTATGACAGATCTGGACGATATCAGTGACAGTGATTTATTTCCGAGCAGCAGAGAGGAAGCCCCGCCTAACGCACCTTCGCATAGATTAGTAATTTGTGGCGACAGTGATGAGGAAAAAATGGACAGTGACTGTGTTGATGGGAAATCTGTGAAACAGTTGACTGATAGATTAACCACAGCTCAAATTTCTCCATCACCAGAGCGAGATACTTCCCAAAAACCAGGAAAGGATAATGTACAAACCGCAAATGAAGCTGACATAATGTATTTCAGGACATTTGGAAACAGTGTTGGATACACGGAAAAAGAAATAGAGGAAGGATTACTTTTTTGCAACGATAAAACAACCCCAGCTGATTTTCTACAGATACTAAATGATTTAAAGGAGAAAAAATCAGAATTAGAGAAGAAAAATTCCTCTGACGAAATTTCAACAGATGGTCTCCCTGGAACAAATTTTCCTCCACCCCCCATTGTGCCATCTTCATCTTCAACCTCTGTGAATGGAAGAAGGAGTCTTCCTAaggaatataaaaagaaattggtGGAAGACTTTGCAGAAGAAACAGCAGATTTGTCTGTTGACGAGCTAAAGAAAAGAAATGCAGAGCGACAGCGACTACTTAAGTCTGCTTTTGATAAAGGCACCAGCAATGTGCCAGAATCCAAATCACCagtgaaaaagaaaagaaggaaAAAGAAACGCAAGAAAAGTGCTGACACGAAGAAATTCATTGGCGATGGATCCCAGGAAAATCCAGCCATTCTTTGTAGCTCAGATGATGACAAAGAACAAACAAAAGTCATGACTATTTGGAATGAAGATGACAGTGATGCTTCAGACAGCGATGATTGTATGATTGTTGATGAGACATTCCCAAAAGCTTCCttgaaaaaaggaaagattGTGTCAGATACTAATATAAGCTCAAATCAGTCAAATACTGAGCAAAAAACTGCTAGGAAAAAAGCTGGTAGATTTGACCAACCTCCTAATTGTTCTGCAAATTTCCCTAATACTGACAATAACAAGCCCACAGGTGAACAGTGGACAGTGGTGCAGAATCAAAAACAGCAGCAACTTCAAAACATTCAGTACAACCAACCCCCTGGCACTCTTCAGACTCCGTACCTACAGACAGAAGGAGGGCTTCCTCCTTTTAACGTTCCTCCTCCACTCTTGGGACTTGATACAGCAAACCAGATTCCTCCACCAATTCCTTCTCTTGGACCAGCCCCTGGCATCCAGCCAAAAAACCTGCGTTATGTTGTGATAGATGGCAGCAATGTGGCCATGTG ccaTGGGTGTAATAAGAAATTTTCCTGTCGAGGCATTAAAATTGTGATAGACTATTTCTTACAAAGAGGCCACACGCAAATCACAGCTTTTGTTCCGGAATGGCGACGATACAGGCCTCGTCCAGAGAATCCCATTATAGATCAACCACTTCTTAATGAATTGATGGAGAATGGGCATTTAGTTTTCACACCATCAAGAAGAATAAATAATCGCTTAATTGCATCCTATGATGATag ATTTGTGCTGGAGTTGGCGGAGAGAGAGGAGGGCATTATAGTTTCCAATGACCAGTACAGGGACCTCATGCAGGAGAAATACAGCTGGAGGAAGATCATTGAAGAAAG acTTCTGTTGTTTTCCTTTGTTGGGGATAATTTCATGCCTCCCTTTGACCCGTTGGGAAGGCATGGTCCAAATTTAGATGAGTTTTTGTGCAAGCCACAGATCAGGAAGAGGGGGATGAACCA aaacaactcacaattttatcaaaaaagagACCCGCAATATAATGCGTGGAATGCAGGAAAAAGGCAGCAAGATAATGTCAACTGGAGATATCAAGGGCCACAACCGCAGGGAGTTGTCCGACCATATCAAAGGAACCCTAATCCCTATGGGTGGTCAAGACCACAGTTAGCCCCCCAAAgactttataataataataatcaggGGGCTCCACAGCAGCAGACAGCGCAAGGAAAAGGGGCATGGGGAGGCAAAAGTCCTGTTAAATCTTTGAAAGCAGGACCGGCCAGGAGTCCAGCCAAAACAAGAGAAATTGAAGACAAGCTCAAAGGCATCTTTCCAGAAAATGGAGGAAAAATCAGTGAAATTCTACAGAATCATCCCAGTGAAACAGATGTGGAGAAACTGTCAAATTATCTTATGAATGCAATTTTTTCAGTTTAG
- the LOC136273427 gene encoding uncharacterized protein, which translates to MESIYNIENRRLDIIGVPICIESMNLHGASLARPGHRLTPDFQKSKDDDEVVDVIEARNNIQAWKAHIVKTINQDRSRIDLLDTLKTSQILLVMDWAMKFLPLLHREKQSDWFGQKGISWHVTVGITKDNNGSLKHSTWVHILESGKQDWFAVASILEHTLSTVAQQYPNMKEAFLRSDNAGCYHNGFLWSSIPSISERTGIVVKRFNFSEAQAGKSYCDAKIAHLRKKMRLYVADGNDIKFPADMKMAIDTSGGVAGCQVAVVDVDYTHQLLFGHKWRDVRFITDFEIDSSLMTTHRAFDIGQGNVIDATLMISLPQSSTDLRILSNFMTPEKQEGHIQTPSTVKEPVQCFPCSEEGCLQSFCTFEEYEEHMYFERHTFEFIKIQTCLHLTKLS; encoded by the exons ATGGAAAGCATTTACAACATCGAAAACCGACGTTTGGACATAATTGGAGTTCCCATCTGTATTGAAAGCATGAACTTACATGGGGCCAGCCTGGCCCGGCCAGGGCACAGGCTGACCCCAGACttccaa AAATCCAAAG ATGATGATGAGGTAGTAGATGTTATAGAGGCAAGAAACAACATCCAAGCATGGAAAGCCCACATCGTAAAAACAATCAACCAAGACCGCAGCAGAATAGATCTTCTAGACACTTTGAAAACATCTCAAATACTGCTGGTGATGGACTGGGCCATGAAGTTTCTCCCTCTTTTACATCGAGAGAAGCAGTCAGACTGGTTTGGTCAAAAAGGGATCTCATGGCATGTCACTGTTGGCATCACTAAAGATAATAATGGATCTCTAAAG CATAGTACTTGGGTGCACATTCTGGAAAGTGGCAAACAGGACTGGTTTGCTGTAGCATCAATCCTGGAACATACTCTTTCAACTGTGGCTCAGCAGTATCCCAATATGAAAGAGGCGTTCCTAAGATCTGACAATGCTGGATGTTATCACAATGGATTTCTCTGGAGTTCAATTCCTAGCATATCTGAGAGAACAG GAATCGTTGTTAAAAGATTCAACTTTAGTGAGGCACAAGCAGGAAAATCATATTGTGATGCCAAAATTGCTCATCTTAGGAAGAAAATGAGATTGTATGTAGCAGATGGCAATGACATCAAGTTTCCAGCTGACATGAAGATGGCCATAGATACAAGTGGAGGAGTTGCTGGATGCCAGGTAGCAGTTGTTGATGTTGATTACACCCATCAACTGTTATTTGGCCACAAATGGAGGGATGTACGTTTCATCActgattttgaaattgattcTTCCTTGATGACCACTCACCGTGCGTTTGACATTGGTCAGGGAAATGTTATTGACGCAACATTGATGATCTCCTTACCACAGAGTTCAACGGATCTACGAATACTCTCCAACTTCATGACACCAGAAAAGCAGGAAGGACATATACAAACTCCAAGTACTGTAAAAGAACCTGTTCAGTGCTTCCCTTGTTCCGAAGAAGGCTGTTTACAAAGTTTTTGCACCTTTGAAGAATATGAGGAACATATGTATTTTGAGAGGCACACGTTTGAATTCatcaaaattcaaacatgtCTACATTTGACAAAGTTAAGCTGA
- the LOC105337746 gene encoding large ribosomal subunit protein eL13, which yields MAPKRNNVIPNGHFHKDWQRYVRNWFNQPARKQRRHDNRVKKARRIAPRPVAGSLRPIVRCPTFKYNTKIRAGKGFTLDELKAAGINKKLALTIGIAVDYRRKNKSLESQQQNTQRLKEYKSKLILFPKKQSKPKKGDATEEEIKMATQLTGLVMPIKKAYKPEKARKITDAEKKFSAFTALRQARAAKRLQGFREKKAREKAEEEANKPKK from the exons ATGGCCCCGAAGAGGAACAACGTTATCCCAAATGGGCATTTTCACAAAGACTGGCAACGTTACGTGAGGAATTGGTTCAACCAGCCTGCCAGAAAACAGAGGCGACATGATAACAGAGTCAAGAAAGCTCGCCGCATTGCTCCAAGGCCAGTAGCTGGATCTCTGAGACCCATTGTCAGATGTCCAACATTCAAGTACAACACCAAAATCAGGGCTGGCAAAGGATTCACACTTGACGAGCTTAAG GCTGCTGGGATTAACAAAAAGCTTGCCCTTACTATTGGAATTGCTGTCGACTACAGGCGTAAAAATAAGAGTTTGGAATCACAGCAGCAAAACACTCAGAGACTGAAGGAGTACAAGTCCAAACTGATCCTCTTCCCCAAGAAACAGAGCAAACCCAAGAAGGGAGATGCCACA GAGGAGGAAATCAAGATGGCAACTCAGTTGACTGGCCTAGTTATGCCAATCAAAAAAGCATACAAACCTGAAAAAGCAAGGAAAATTACTGATGCAGAGAAGAAATTCAGTGCTTTCACTGCTCTCCGTCAAGCCCGTGCTGCCAAGAGACTGCAGGGCTTCCGTGAGAAGAAGGCCAGAGAAAAGGCAGAGGAGGAGGCCAACAAGCCCAAAAAATAA